Proteins from a single region of Oreochromis niloticus isolate F11D_XX linkage group LG7, O_niloticus_UMD_NMBU, whole genome shotgun sequence:
- the LOC100534567 gene encoding muscarinic receptor 4 subtype isoform X1 — protein MQRMLDSMEILNSSHASNISVSNGTGLFSRSPYTTLEIALIILVAGSLSLITVIGNILVMLSIKVNRNLQTVNNYFLFSLACADLIIGVCSMNLYTVYIVIGFWPLGAVVCDLWLAVDYVVSNASVMNLLIISFDRYFCVTKPLSYPVRRSTKIAGLMIAAAWVLSFILWAPAILFWQFIVGGRTVKPNECYIQFFSNPAVTFGTAIAAFYLPVAIMIYLYWRISKASRSRMRKDSRKTSGTSLGEAPSNSQEEGGENATATKKVQEEAADGKEKEMLQQKQQQNGIGPCKEERTNQVDSTSDSIQASTSKDAEIPPSSRKNSNIGKNEAQPSSRKNSAADTQMLVTKTLFKVTMRAMSENAVAKWKRRGISSREKKVTRTIMAILVAFVVTWTPYNVMVLINTFCSICIPNSLWTIGYWLCYINSTINPACYALCNATFKNTFKQLLLCQYKNIRTAR, from the exons ATGCAAAGGATGCTGGACAGCATGGAGATTCTCAATTCATCCCACGCTAGCAACATCAGTGTCAGCAATGGCACTGGCCTCTTCTCTCGAAGCCCGTACACGACTTTGGAGATAGCGCTCATCATTCTCGTTGCTGGATCTCTGAGTCTGATCACTGTCATTGGAAACATCCTGGTCATGCTTTCTATAAAG GTAAACAGGAACCTGCAGACCGTCAACAACTACTTCCTGTTCAGCCTGGCTTGCGCAGACCTGATTATTGGTGTCTGCTCCATGAACCTCTACACCGTCTACATTGTGATTGGGTTCTGGCCCCTAGGAGCAGTGGTGTGTGACCTATGGCTGGCTGTCGACTATGTTGTGAGCAACGCCTCAGTCATGAACTTGCTCATCATCAGTTTTGACCGTTACTTTTGTGTCACCAAACCGCTTAGCTACCCAGTGCGGCGCAGCACCAAAATAGCAGGGCTGATGATTGCAGCAGCATGGGTCTTGTCCTTCATCCTGTGGGCTCCTGCGATTTTGTTCTGGCAGTTCATAGTTGGGGGAAGGACTGTGAAACCCAATGAGTGCTATATCCAGTTCTTCTCCAACCCAGCGGTGACCTTCGGGACGGCTATCGCGGCTTTCTACCTACCTGTGGCCATCATGATCTACCTTTACTGGCGCATCTCCAAGGCCAGCCGCAGCCGCATGAGGAAAGACAGCAGGAAGACCTCAGGCACTAGTCTGGGAGAAGCTCCTTCTAACAGCCAGGAGGAAGGAGGTGAGAACGCCACTGCAACAAAAAAGGTTCAGGAGGAGGCTGCAGATGGCAAAGAGAAGGAAATGCTCCAGCAGAAACAGCAACAGAACGGAATCGGTCCGTGCAAGGAAGAACGAACCAACCAGGTGGACTCTACATCGGATAGCATTCAGGCTTCGACATCCAAGGATGCTGAGATTCCACCTTCGTCACGGAAAAACTCAAATATTGGGAAAAATGAAGCCCAACCATCTTCTCGGAAAAACTCAGCAGCTGACACTCAAATGCTAGTCACGAAAACACTGTTTAAG GTAACAATGCGCGCTATGAGTGAAAACGCTGTGGCAAAGTGGAAAAGGAGGGGAATTTCTTCCAGGGAGAAAAAGGTCACACGCACCATCATGGCCATCCTGGTCGCATTTGTCGTCACGTGGACGCCGTACAACGTGATGGTGCTTATCAACACATTCTGCTCCATCTGCATCCCCAACTCGCTGTGGACCATTGGCTACTGGCTGTGCTACATCAACAGCACCATCAACCCAGCCTGCTATGCCCTCTGCAACGCCACCTTCAAGAACACCTTCAAGCAGCTGCTTCTGTGCCAGTACAAGAACATACGCACCGCACGATGA
- the LOC100534567 gene encoding muscarinic receptor 4 subtype (The RefSeq protein has 3 substitutions compared to this genomic sequence), which translates to MEILNSSHASNISVSNGTGLFSRSPYTTLEIALIILVAGSLSLITVIGNILVMLSIKVNRNLQTVNNYFLFSLACADLIIGVCSMNLYTVYNVIGFWPLGAVVCDLWLAVDYVVSNAPVMNLLIISFDRYFCVTKPLSYPVRRSTKIAGLMIAAAWVLSFILWAPAILFWQFIVGGRTVKPNECYIQFFSNPAVTFGTAIAAFYLPVAIMIYLYWRISKASRSRMRKDSRKTSGTSLGEAPSNSQEEGGENATATKKVQEEAADGKEKEMLQQKQQQNGIGPCKEERTNQVDSTSDSIQASTSKDAEIPPSSRKNSNIGKNEAQPSSRKNSAAXTQMLVTKTLFKVTMRAMSENAVAKWKRRGISSREKKVTRTIMAILVAFVVTWTPYNVMVLINTFCSICIPNSLWTIGYWLCYINSTINPACYALCNATFKNTFKQLLLCQYKNIRTAR; encoded by the exons ATGGAGATTCTCAATTCATCCCACGCTAGCAACATCAGTGTCAGCAATGGCACTGGCCTCTTCTCTCGAAGCCCGTACACGACTTTGGAGATAGCGCTCATCATTCTCGTTGCTGGATCTCTGAGTCTGATCACTGTCATTGGAAACATCCTGGTCATGCTTTCTATAAAG GTAAACAGGAACCTGCAGACCGTCAACAACTACTTCCTGTTCAGCCTGGCTTGCGCAGACCTGATTATTGGTGTCTGCTCCATGAACCTCTACACCGTCTACATTGTGATTGGGTTCTGGCCCCTAGGAGCAGTGGTGTGTGACCTATGGCTGGCTGTCGACTATGTTGTGAGCAACGCCTCAGTCATGAACTTGCTCATCATCAGTTTTGACCGTTACTTTTGTGTCACCAAACCGCTTAGCTACCCAGTGCGGCGCAGCACCAAAATAGCAGGGCTGATGATTGCAGCAGCATGGGTCTTGTCCTTCATCCTGTGGGCTCCTGCGATTTTGTTCTGGCAGTTCATAGTTGGGGGAAGGACTGTGAAACCCAATGAGTGCTATATCCAGTTCTTCTCCAACCCAGCGGTGACCTTCGGGACGGCTATCGCGGCTTTCTACCTACCTGTGGCCATCATGATCTACCTTTACTGGCGCATCTCCAAGGCCAGCCGCAGCCGCATGAGGAAAGACAGCAGGAAGACCTCAGGCACTAGTCTGGGAGAAGCTCCTTCTAACAGCCAGGAGGAAGGAGGTGAGAACGCCACTGCAACAAAAAAGGTTCAGGAGGAGGCTGCAGATGGCAAAGAGAAGGAAATGCTCCAGCAGAAACAGCAACAGAACGGAATCGGTCCGTGCAAGGAAGAACGAACCAACCAGGTGGACTCTACATCGGATAGCATTCAGGCTTCGACATCCAAGGATGCTGAGATTCCACCTTCGTCACGGAAAAACTCAAATATTGGGAAAAATGAAGCCCAACCATCTTCTCGGAAAAACTCAGCAGCTGACACTCAAATGCTAGTCACGAAAACACTGTTTAAG GTAACAATGCGCGCTATGAGTGAAAACGCTGTGGCAAAGTGGAAAAGGAGGGGAATTTCTTCCAGGGAGAAAAAGGTCACACGCACCATCATGGCCATCCTGGTCGCATTTGTCGTCACGTGGACGCCGTACAACGTGATGGTGCTTATCAACACATTCTGCTCCATCTGCATCCCCAACTCGCTGTGGACCATTGGCTACTGGCTGTGCTACATCAACAGCACCATCAACCCAGCCTGCTATGCCCTCTGCAACGCCACCTTCAAGAACACCTTCAAGCAGCTGCTTCTGTGCCAGTACAAGAACATACGCACCGCACGATGA
- the LOC100693502 gene encoding S-adenosylhomocysteine hydrolase-like protein 1 isoform X1, with amino-acid sequence MEKKQDLGLADGYLKPQEEYRAELNGEDMESANGGTRESKGSPNLLQMLKAAERRRTQQSRDRDRLEVFEVVARKPVTEALKTTMQIPFTDQKQEFNRPPTRTVRSMSQSSTDSFASVHSDTSDDESSPRDKLQKSTKGPSDFCIKNISQADFGRKEIEMAGREMPALMNLRKRAGGEKPLAGAKVVGCTHITAQTAVLIETLVALGAQCRWAACNIFSTQNAVAAALVKAGISVFAWRGESEDEFWWCIDHCVGTETWQPNMILDDGGDLTDWIYKKYPELFKNLKGVVEESITGVYRLYQLSKAGRLSVPAMNVNDSVTKQKFDNLYFCKESVLEGLKRTTDIMFGGKQVVVCGYGEVGKGCCAALKALGAIVYVTEVDPICALQACMDGFRVIKLSEIVRHIDMVITCTGNKNVVMREHLDKMKNGCIVCNMGHSSSEIDLAGLRSSDLKWVHVRPRVDHVIWPDGKRIVLLAEGRLLNLSCSTVPSFVLSITAATQAMALIELYNAPEGRYNKDVYLLPKKMDEYVASLHLPIFDAHLTELSDDQAKYMGISKHGPFKPNYYRY; translated from the exons ATGGAAAAGAAGCAGGACCTGGGACTAGCTGATGGGTATCTGAAACCACAAGAGGAGTACAGAGCTGAACTTAATGGGGAGGATATGGAGAGTGCTAATGGTGGAACAAGGGAAAGCAAAGGCAGTCCGAACCTGCTGCAGATGCTAAAagcagcagagaggaggaggacgcAGCAAAGTCGGGACAGAGACAGGTTAGAGGTATTCGAGGTTGTGGCGAGAAAACCAGTTACTGAAGCGCTGAAGACTACCATG CAAATACCGTTCACTGACCAGAAGCAAGAATTCAACAGACCTCCCACAAGGACTGTTCGGTCCATGTCTCAGTCATCTACAGATAGCTTCGCTTCAG TGCACAGTGACACCTCTGATGATGAGTCTTCTCCTAGAGACAAGCTTCAGAAATCCACCAAAGGCCCGTCTGACTTCTGCATCAAAAACATCAGTCAGGCTGATTTTGGACGCAAAGAAATAGAAATGGCAGGACGAG AAATGCCAGCTCTGATGAACCTGAGGAAAAGGGCAGGTGGGGAGAAACCGCTGGCTGGAGCCAAAGTAGTGGGCTGCACACACATCACTGCACAGACAGCG GTGCTGATTGAGACTCTGGTTGCGTTGGGGGCGCAGTGTCGCTGGGCGGCTTGTAACATCTTCTCGACTCAGAATGCTGTGGCGGCTGCTCTGGTTAAAGCAG GCATCTCAGTGTTCGCGTGGAGAGGAGAATCGGAGGATGAGTTCTGGTGGTGTATTGACCATTGTGTCGGCACTGAGACCTGGCAGCCCAACATG ATCCTGGATGACGGAGGCGACCTGACCGACTGGATCTATAAGAAGTATCCGGAACTGTTTAAGAATCTCAAAGGTGTTGTGGAGGAAAGCATCACAGGCGTCTATCG GTTGTACCAGCTGTCAAAGGCAGGCAGACTGTCTGTTCCTGCTATGAATGTCAACGATTCGGTGACCAAGCAAAAGTTTGACAACCTCTACTTCTGCAAGGAGTCTGTACTGGAAGG GCTGAAGCGGACCACTGACATCATGTTTGGAGGAAAGCAGGTGGTGGTGTGTGGATATGGCGAG GTTGGAAAAGGCTGCTGCGCTGCCCTAAAAGCACTGGGTGCTATAGTGTATGTCACAGAAGTGGATCCTATCTGTGCCCTTCAGGCCTG CATGGATGGCTTCAGAGTAATTAAACTGAGTGAAATAGTCAGACATATAGACATGGTCATCACCTGCACAG GGAATAAAAATGTTGTGATGAGAGAACATCTGGACAAAATGAAGAATGGCTGCATAGTCTGCAACATGGGACACTCCAGCAGTGAGATAGATTTG GCTGGTCTACGGTCTTCAGATCTGAAGTGGGTGCATGTGAGACCTCGGGTGGACCACGTCATCTGGCCTGATGGCAAGAGAATTGTCTTGCTGGCAGAG GGTCGTTTGCTGAATCTGAGCTGCTCCACCGTGCCCTCATTTGTCCTCTCCATCACTGCTGCTacccag GCCATGGCTCTCATAGAGCTGTACAATGCCCCAGAAGGAAGATACAACAAGGATGTCTACCTGCTGCCAAAGAAGATGG ATGAATACGTGGCCAGCCTTCACCTGCCGATATTTGACGCACACCTCACGGAGCTGTCAGATGATCAGGCCAAGTACATGGGCATCAGCAAACACGGACCCTTCAAACCAAACTATTACAG GTATTGA
- the LOC100693502 gene encoding S-adenosylhomocysteine hydrolase-like protein 1 isoform X2: protein MKKAYNLVNISKVKNEEAVQSICIKQIPFTDQKQEFNRPPTRTVRSMSQSSTDSFASVHSDTSDDESSPRDKLQKSTKGPSDFCIKNISQADFGRKEIEMAGREMPALMNLRKRAGGEKPLAGAKVVGCTHITAQTAVLIETLVALGAQCRWAACNIFSTQNAVAAALVKAGISVFAWRGESEDEFWWCIDHCVGTETWQPNMILDDGGDLTDWIYKKYPELFKNLKGVVEESITGVYRLYQLSKAGRLSVPAMNVNDSVTKQKFDNLYFCKESVLEGLKRTTDIMFGGKQVVVCGYGEVGKGCCAALKALGAIVYVTEVDPICALQACMDGFRVIKLSEIVRHIDMVITCTGNKNVVMREHLDKMKNGCIVCNMGHSSSEIDLAGLRSSDLKWVHVRPRVDHVIWPDGKRIVLLAEGRLLNLSCSTVPSFVLSITAATQAMALIELYNAPEGRYNKDVYLLPKKMDEYVASLHLPIFDAHLTELSDDQAKYMGISKHGPFKPNYYRY from the exons ATGAAGAAAGCATATAATCTAGTGAATATATCTAAGGTCAAGAATGAGGAGGCGGTGCAGTCCATCTGTATCAAG CAAATACCGTTCACTGACCAGAAGCAAGAATTCAACAGACCTCCCACAAGGACTGTTCGGTCCATGTCTCAGTCATCTACAGATAGCTTCGCTTCAG TGCACAGTGACACCTCTGATGATGAGTCTTCTCCTAGAGACAAGCTTCAGAAATCCACCAAAGGCCCGTCTGACTTCTGCATCAAAAACATCAGTCAGGCTGATTTTGGACGCAAAGAAATAGAAATGGCAGGACGAG AAATGCCAGCTCTGATGAACCTGAGGAAAAGGGCAGGTGGGGAGAAACCGCTGGCTGGAGCCAAAGTAGTGGGCTGCACACACATCACTGCACAGACAGCG GTGCTGATTGAGACTCTGGTTGCGTTGGGGGCGCAGTGTCGCTGGGCGGCTTGTAACATCTTCTCGACTCAGAATGCTGTGGCGGCTGCTCTGGTTAAAGCAG GCATCTCAGTGTTCGCGTGGAGAGGAGAATCGGAGGATGAGTTCTGGTGGTGTATTGACCATTGTGTCGGCACTGAGACCTGGCAGCCCAACATG ATCCTGGATGACGGAGGCGACCTGACCGACTGGATCTATAAGAAGTATCCGGAACTGTTTAAGAATCTCAAAGGTGTTGTGGAGGAAAGCATCACAGGCGTCTATCG GTTGTACCAGCTGTCAAAGGCAGGCAGACTGTCTGTTCCTGCTATGAATGTCAACGATTCGGTGACCAAGCAAAAGTTTGACAACCTCTACTTCTGCAAGGAGTCTGTACTGGAAGG GCTGAAGCGGACCACTGACATCATGTTTGGAGGAAAGCAGGTGGTGGTGTGTGGATATGGCGAG GTTGGAAAAGGCTGCTGCGCTGCCCTAAAAGCACTGGGTGCTATAGTGTATGTCACAGAAGTGGATCCTATCTGTGCCCTTCAGGCCTG CATGGATGGCTTCAGAGTAATTAAACTGAGTGAAATAGTCAGACATATAGACATGGTCATCACCTGCACAG GGAATAAAAATGTTGTGATGAGAGAACATCTGGACAAAATGAAGAATGGCTGCATAGTCTGCAACATGGGACACTCCAGCAGTGAGATAGATTTG GCTGGTCTACGGTCTTCAGATCTGAAGTGGGTGCATGTGAGACCTCGGGTGGACCACGTCATCTGGCCTGATGGCAAGAGAATTGTCTTGCTGGCAGAG GGTCGTTTGCTGAATCTGAGCTGCTCCACCGTGCCCTCATTTGTCCTCTCCATCACTGCTGCTacccag GCCATGGCTCTCATAGAGCTGTACAATGCCCCAGAAGGAAGATACAACAAGGATGTCTACCTGCTGCCAAAGAAGATGG ATGAATACGTGGCCAGCCTTCACCTGCCGATATTTGACGCACACCTCACGGAGCTGTCAGATGATCAGGCCAAGTACATGGGCATCAGCAAACACGGACCCTTCAAACCAAACTATTACAG GTATTGA
- the LOC100693502 gene encoding S-adenosylhomocysteine hydrolase-like protein 1 isoform X3 produces the protein MAKWDSCGSSPAFKQPHWTQIPFTDQKQEFNRPPTRTVRSMSQSSTDSFASVHSDTSDDESSPRDKLQKSTKGPSDFCIKNISQADFGRKEIEMAGREMPALMNLRKRAGGEKPLAGAKVVGCTHITAQTAVLIETLVALGAQCRWAACNIFSTQNAVAAALVKAGISVFAWRGESEDEFWWCIDHCVGTETWQPNMILDDGGDLTDWIYKKYPELFKNLKGVVEESITGVYRLYQLSKAGRLSVPAMNVNDSVTKQKFDNLYFCKESVLEGLKRTTDIMFGGKQVVVCGYGEVGKGCCAALKALGAIVYVTEVDPICALQACMDGFRVIKLSEIVRHIDMVITCTGNKNVVMREHLDKMKNGCIVCNMGHSSSEIDLAGLRSSDLKWVHVRPRVDHVIWPDGKRIVLLAEGRLLNLSCSTVPSFVLSITAATQAMALIELYNAPEGRYNKDVYLLPKKMDEYVASLHLPIFDAHLTELSDDQAKYMGISKHGPFKPNYYRY, from the exons ATGGCCAAGTGGGATTCCTGTGGTAGCAGCCCAGCCTTCAAACAGCCACACTGGACG CAAATACCGTTCACTGACCAGAAGCAAGAATTCAACAGACCTCCCACAAGGACTGTTCGGTCCATGTCTCAGTCATCTACAGATAGCTTCGCTTCAG TGCACAGTGACACCTCTGATGATGAGTCTTCTCCTAGAGACAAGCTTCAGAAATCCACCAAAGGCCCGTCTGACTTCTGCATCAAAAACATCAGTCAGGCTGATTTTGGACGCAAAGAAATAGAAATGGCAGGACGAG AAATGCCAGCTCTGATGAACCTGAGGAAAAGGGCAGGTGGGGAGAAACCGCTGGCTGGAGCCAAAGTAGTGGGCTGCACACACATCACTGCACAGACAGCG GTGCTGATTGAGACTCTGGTTGCGTTGGGGGCGCAGTGTCGCTGGGCGGCTTGTAACATCTTCTCGACTCAGAATGCTGTGGCGGCTGCTCTGGTTAAAGCAG GCATCTCAGTGTTCGCGTGGAGAGGAGAATCGGAGGATGAGTTCTGGTGGTGTATTGACCATTGTGTCGGCACTGAGACCTGGCAGCCCAACATG ATCCTGGATGACGGAGGCGACCTGACCGACTGGATCTATAAGAAGTATCCGGAACTGTTTAAGAATCTCAAAGGTGTTGTGGAGGAAAGCATCACAGGCGTCTATCG GTTGTACCAGCTGTCAAAGGCAGGCAGACTGTCTGTTCCTGCTATGAATGTCAACGATTCGGTGACCAAGCAAAAGTTTGACAACCTCTACTTCTGCAAGGAGTCTGTACTGGAAGG GCTGAAGCGGACCACTGACATCATGTTTGGAGGAAAGCAGGTGGTGGTGTGTGGATATGGCGAG GTTGGAAAAGGCTGCTGCGCTGCCCTAAAAGCACTGGGTGCTATAGTGTATGTCACAGAAGTGGATCCTATCTGTGCCCTTCAGGCCTG CATGGATGGCTTCAGAGTAATTAAACTGAGTGAAATAGTCAGACATATAGACATGGTCATCACCTGCACAG GGAATAAAAATGTTGTGATGAGAGAACATCTGGACAAAATGAAGAATGGCTGCATAGTCTGCAACATGGGACACTCCAGCAGTGAGATAGATTTG GCTGGTCTACGGTCTTCAGATCTGAAGTGGGTGCATGTGAGACCTCGGGTGGACCACGTCATCTGGCCTGATGGCAAGAGAATTGTCTTGCTGGCAGAG GGTCGTTTGCTGAATCTGAGCTGCTCCACCGTGCCCTCATTTGTCCTCTCCATCACTGCTGCTacccag GCCATGGCTCTCATAGAGCTGTACAATGCCCCAGAAGGAAGATACAACAAGGATGTCTACCTGCTGCCAAAGAAGATGG ATGAATACGTGGCCAGCCTTCACCTGCCGATATTTGACGCACACCTCACGGAGCTGTCAGATGATCAGGCCAAGTACATGGGCATCAGCAAACACGGACCCTTCAAACCAAACTATTACAG GTATTGA